From a single Okeanomitos corallinicola TIOX110 genomic region:
- a CDS encoding GNAT family N-acetyltransferase → MKPWFSRPHHQQSVTDASISHSCQFQIRAATSADLPGIAQIITESFHSQKGLWGLVFPLFRLGIYEDLRYRLASMTSHQICLVAIDTTMHGNNQVLGTVEISLRFSDGWVNVRKCFPYLSNLAVHPKYRRHGLASSLLTSCERVCQNWGFEDLYLHVLENNHQARQLYFKMGYQAQKVESHWDGFFFHTSRQIFLHKHISKYPGMVRDR, encoded by the coding sequence TTGAAACCCTGGTTTTCTCGCCCACATCATCAACAGTCAGTCACAGATGCAAGCATTTCTCATTCATGTCAATTTCAAATACGTGCGGCTACATCTGCTGATTTACCCGGTATTGCCCAAATAATTACTGAAAGTTTCCACTCTCAAAAGGGTTTATGGGGATTGGTTTTCCCATTGTTCCGCTTGGGTATTTATGAAGACTTGAGATATCGTCTAGCTTCTATGACATCACATCAAATTTGTTTAGTAGCTATAGATACAACTATGCACGGAAATAATCAAGTCCTGGGAACTGTAGAAATTAGCTTACGTTTTAGTGATGGTTGGGTAAATGTTCGTAAATGCTTCCCATATTTGTCTAACTTAGCTGTTCACCCGAAATACCGTAGACATGGTCTAGCATCCAGTTTATTGACGAGTTGTGAACGAGTTTGCCAAAATTGGGGATTTGAAGATTTATATCTCCATGTTTTAGAAAACAATCATCAAGCTAGGCAGTTGTATTTCAAAATGGGTTATCAGGCGCAGAAAGTTGAATCTCATTGGGATGGCTTTTTTTTCCACACATCACGGCAAATCTTTTTACACAAACATATCAGTAAATATCCAGGCATGGTGAGGGATAGATAA
- the glmU gene encoding bifunctional UDP-N-acetylglucosamine diphosphorylase/glucosamine-1-phosphate N-acetyltransferase GlmU, giving the protein MVVVAILAAGKGTRMKSNLPKVLHSLGGKSLVERVIKSVEPFSPSRKLVIVGYKSEEVKTALDHVSELEFVEQTSQLGTGHAIQQLLPHLQAYNGDLLILNGDVPLLRTETLNNLLRIHKDNQNSCTILTASLANPQGYGRVFCDSDNVVQEMVEDKDCTPEQRENNRVNAGIYCFRWSDLAKILPHLKNDNAQKEYYLTDAVTQVGKVMAVDVEDDQEILGINDRLQLANANDILQNRIKEKWLLAGVTMNDPASITIDETVELEPDVIIEPQTHLRGKTMIKSGCHIGPGSLIENSQLAENVTVQYSVITDSFVETGTRIGPYAHLRGHVEVGSGCRIGNFVELKNSQLGDRTNVAHLSYLGDTTAGTQVNVGAGTITANYDGVKKHRTRIGDRTKTGSNSVLVAPITIGNDVYIAAGSTVTEDVENNALVIARSRQVIKPGWKRKTEN; this is encoded by the coding sequence ATGGTTGTTGTAGCAATTCTCGCCGCAGGAAAAGGCACAAGAATGAAATCTAATCTACCTAAAGTATTACATTCTTTGGGTGGAAAATCCTTAGTTGAACGCGTGATTAAAAGTGTTGAACCATTTTCACCTTCCCGAAAATTAGTAATTGTTGGATATAAATCAGAAGAAGTAAAAACTGCTTTAGATCATGTTTCAGAACTAGAATTTGTAGAACAGACTTCACAATTAGGTACAGGTCATGCGATTCAACAATTACTTCCCCATTTACAAGCATACAATGGAGATTTATTAATCCTCAATGGTGATGTACCTTTATTAAGAACAGAAACTTTAAATAATCTTTTGCGAATTCATAAAGACAATCAAAATTCCTGTACAATTCTCACCGCAAGTTTAGCAAATCCCCAGGGTTACGGTAGAGTTTTTTGTGATAGTGATAATGTTGTACAGGAAATGGTTGAGGATAAAGATTGTACTCCCGAACAGAGAGAAAATAATCGTGTAAATGCTGGTATTTACTGTTTCCGTTGGTCTGATTTAGCCAAGATTTTACCACATTTAAAAAATGATAATGCTCAAAAAGAATATTATCTCACTGATGCTGTTACCCAAGTAGGTAAAGTCATGGCTGTAGATGTGGAAGATGACCAAGAAATTTTGGGAATTAATGATAGATTACAATTAGCTAACGCTAACGATATTCTCCAAAATAGAATCAAAGAAAAATGGTTATTAGCAGGAGTAACAATGAATGATCCTGCCAGTATTACCATTGATGAAACCGTAGAATTAGAACCAGATGTAATTATTGAACCTCAAACCCATTTACGAGGTAAAACAATGATTAAATCAGGTTGTCATATTGGACCTGGAAGTTTAATTGAAAATAGTCAATTGGCTGAAAATGTCACTGTGCAATATTCTGTAATTACAGATAGTTTTGTAGAAACAGGAACAAGAATAGGACCCTATGCACATTTACGCGGCCATGTAGAAGTTGGTTCTGGTTGTAGAATAGGTAATTTTGTAGAGTTGAAAAATAGTCAATTAGGCGATCGCACAAACGTAGCACACCTTTCCTATTTAGGTGATACAACTGCGGGAACTCAAGTTAACGTCGGTGCAGGAACAATTACCGCTAATTATGACGGTGTGAAAAAACATAGAACCAGAATAGGCGATCGCACAAAAACCGGATCTAATAGTGTTTTAGTCGCACCGATTACGATAGGAAATGATGTTTATATCGCTGCGGGTTCAACAGTCACAGAAGATGTAGAAAATAATGCTTTAGTCATTGCTAGAAGTCGTCAAGTTATTAAACCAGGTTGGAAAAGAAAAACTGAAAATTAA
- a CDS encoding MnmC family methyltransferase, with product MTLDRNELILHPTKDGSFTFFSSEFNEAFHSNYGAKQESYQKFVIPTQVQQVAKQGQVRILDVCYGLGYNTAAALEVIWQKNPHCLVEVIGLEINPEVPKAAVNQDIFNGWNDEYIKILTALAFKHNYQSDRLQAKLLIGDARKTIQKVRESGFLADAIFLDPFSHPQCPQLWTIEFIQNLILCLHENGLLATYSCAASVRTALVNAGLVIGSTTPVGRRTPGTIAAYPKHREKEIIDTYPLSPAEIEHLQTRAAVPYRDPQLSDTAEIIVMRRQKEQQASALEITSQWKKRWN from the coding sequence ATGACATTAGATAGAAATGAGTTGATACTCCATCCTACTAAAGATGGTTCTTTCACTTTCTTTTCTTCAGAATTTAATGAAGCTTTTCATAGTAATTATGGAGCAAAACAAGAAAGTTATCAAAAATTTGTCATCCCTACCCAAGTACAGCAAGTAGCTAAACAAGGTCAAGTCAGAATTTTAGATGTTTGTTATGGTCTAGGATACAATACTGCGGCAGCTTTAGAGGTGATTTGGCAAAAAAATCCTCATTGTCTAGTTGAAGTCATAGGTTTAGAAATAAATCCAGAAGTCCCGAAAGCTGCGGTGAATCAAGATATATTTAATGGTTGGAATGACGAGTATATAAAAATTTTAACTGCACTAGCTTTTAAACACAATTACCAAAGCGATCGCCTCCAAGCCAAATTATTAATAGGTGATGCAAGAAAAACAATTCAGAAAGTACGAGAATCTGGTTTTTTGGCAGATGCTATTTTTCTTGATCCCTTTTCACATCCTCAATGTCCACAATTGTGGACAATAGAATTTATCCAAAATTTAATTTTATGTTTACATGAAAACGGTTTACTAGCAACCTATTCCTGTGCTGCTTCTGTCCGCACCGCACTTGTAAATGCTGGGTTAGTGATAGGTTCTACCACACCCGTAGGTAGACGTACTCCTGGTACAATAGCCGCATATCCAAAACATAGAGAGAAAGAAATTATAGATACCTATCCTCTTTCTCCAGCGGAAATAGAACATTTACAAACTCGTGCTGCTGTTCCTTATCGTGATCCTCAATTAAGTGATACTGCTGAAATAATAGTGATGCGAAGACAAAAAGAACAACAAGCATCAGCTTTAGAAATTACATCTCAATGGAAAAAAAGGTGGAATTAA
- a CDS encoding FecR domain-containing protein, protein MLTKFLQSVVLGLCVVTLFPVSNRANAVTPLTKAEIQEIRNIVQFIPKNNSQIRPARKSQTITPGDGISTGRSSLADLRFNDGSVARVGEQAVFQFLPQTRNFTLTNGTVLLLIPPGRGQTNIKTPNAAAAIRGSALFVKHNSESNTTIIGALTNSGIQVANQEASQELTLKAGQLMVVVEGKFQGLYDFDLRTFYQQSSLVKGLNLNRQNSLPTSDPSIASVQAETTEALETQLPILGEGTIENPSFLSEDFNPTASANPSNNNSNSRNNGRNNSNNTSNNRDFGRSQRLINGRGGNNFRGNSPGGNFGRPLDVLIRTGEVIRENRQRNNSNQGQGNQGQGNQGQGNQGQGNQGQGNQGQGNQGQGNQGQGNQGQGNQGQGNQGQGNQGQGNQGQGNQGQGNQGQGNQGQGNQGQGNQGQGNQGQGNQGQGNQGQGNQGQGNQGQGNQGQGNQGQGNQGQGNQGQGNQGQGNQGQGNQGQGNQGQGNQGNNP, encoded by the coding sequence ATGTTAACTAAATTTTTACAATCTGTAGTTCTGGGTTTGTGCGTAGTCACCTTATTCCCAGTATCAAATAGAGCAAATGCTGTTACCCCACTGACAAAAGCAGAAATTCAAGAAATTCGCAATATTGTCCAATTCATCCCTAAAAATAACTCTCAAATCAGACCTGCACGTAAGTCACAAACCATCACTCCTGGAGATGGTATATCTACTGGTCGTTCTTCCCTAGCAGACTTACGCTTTAATGATGGTTCTGTAGCCAGGGTAGGAGAACAAGCAGTATTTCAATTTCTGCCACAGACACGTAATTTCACACTAACCAACGGAACAGTTTTATTACTGATTCCACCAGGAAGGGGACAAACAAATATTAAAACCCCAAATGCAGCAGCAGCAATTCGTGGTTCAGCTTTATTTGTTAAACATAACTCTGAATCCAACACAACGATCATAGGTGCGCTTACAAATAGCGGTATTCAAGTTGCCAACCAGGAGGCTTCCCAGGAACTTACTTTGAAAGCAGGACAATTAATGGTTGTTGTGGAAGGTAAGTTTCAAGGATTATATGATTTTGACCTGAGAACTTTTTATCAACAGAGTAGCTTAGTTAAGGGTTTAAATTTGAATAGGCAAAATTCTTTACCTACTTCAGATCCTTCAATAGCAAGTGTTCAAGCGGAAACTACGGAAGCTTTAGAAACCCAATTACCTATTCTGGGTGAAGGTACAATTGAAAATCCATCTTTTTTGAGTGAAGATTTTAACCCAACTGCTTCTGCTAACCCATCCAACAATAACTCCAATTCTAGAAATAACGGTAGAAATAACTCTAACAATACATCTAATAATAGAGATTTTGGACGATCTCAAAGACTAATAAATGGTCGTGGTGGCAACAATTTCCGAGGTAATTCTCCTGGGGGTAATTTTGGCCGACCACTGGATGTTTTGATTAGGACTGGTGAAGTCATCCGCGAAAATCGGCAACGGAATAATTCCAATCAAGGGCAGGGTAATCAAGGACAGGGTAATCAAGGTCAAGGTAATCAAGGACAGGGTAATCAAGGTCAAGGTAATCAAGGACAGGGTAATCAAGGACAGGGTAATCAAGGACAGGGTAATCAAGGACAGGGTAATCAAGGACAGGGTAATCAAGGTCAAGGTAATCAAGGGCAGGGTAATCAAGGTCAAGGCAACCAAGGTCAAGGTAATCAAGGGCAGGGTAATCAAGGTCAAGGTAATCAAGGTCAAGGTAATCAAGGGCAGGGTAATCAAGGTCAAGGCAACCAAGGTCAAGGTAATCAAGGTCAAGGTAATCAAGGGCAGGGTAATCAAGGTCAAGGCAACCAAGGTCAAGGTAATCAAGGGCAGGGTAATCAAGGTCAAGGCAACCAAGGTCAAGGTAATCAAGGGCAGGGTAATCAAGGTCAAGGCAACCAAGGTCAAGGTAATCAAGGGCAGGGTAATCAAGGTAATAATCCCTAA
- a CDS encoding response regulator — MTLQANSKPKILVVDDEPDNLDLLYRSFYREYQVLRANSGPAALELLAQEGDIAVIISDQRMPMMSGTEFLSLTATQYPDIIRIILTGYTDVEDLVEAINSGKVFKYVTKPWEAEELKAVVRQALDTHNVLKARTRELTRTLRRESLLNTVTNTIRSALDYRQILQTIVDTVGHMLEVDVCLLRPFQDNELADEGFIYQKSRQEIIQISESSSTTENQQIYLQNTTNSVTPLTLLAHTVWETSEVQVIQDAAEDQLIQSHEERATAFRNANILSSLVVPLICQQEVRAVLALHQCDQSRIWEEDEVQLVSIVADQAALALSQAYAYEEVEALAKRESLINIITSEIRSSLDPQDIFAAITQKLGEALQVDGCVLSLWTEDDEFVQCVGLYDSSKNINNFQERNFDKNKRSLTQNLSSSQSPIHKNPILQEILRTQEPVVIADIAHSPRDVQAFDLPLRMRPRSLMVVPLLRDGKCIGSITLREGDKIRKWLPSEIELAKAVAAQAAIAVQQSRLYQTTREQAERLLQLDRQKTEFFQNISHEFRTPITLIQGPLESAVNNKEGLSDSQCVIALRNSRRLLRLVNQLLDLQRLDAGRMQPSFHPCDLVEFVTQIVESFRLYGEKKGLRILTDLLECPTVYLDMEKFDKVLYNLLSNAMKFTPDGGKITVRLFNDGNGCILQIQDTGIGILPEQIPYLFERFRQAEGSENRSYEGSGLGLSLVKELVELHGGEVTVESVYGQGTQFNIRLLTGSEHLPPEQVIDTPLELNLNRANVELADLEQIESAENEQEFVITEVSRHPQTLDSFGEAHSSSFNEQLILVVDDNPDMRFYVGEIMRQNGYQVATARNGYEGYNLAREIFPSLIITDLMMPLVTGLEMIQMIRSDDMVRGIPTVLLTAKADEETRIEGTEYGADAYLAKPFNDRELLAEVRNLLALKENEKRVLELNTYLTESVLKRFLPSALVKKAAAGTLSLDLRPEPRLVTVLFSDIVGFTQLSNTLRSRKVAEVLNEYLETMSKVVFSNGGTVDKFMGDAILALYGAPEELTPNEQVRRAINTARGMQNALINLNRRWSEQGIFETDGRKGVQFRCGIHQGTAVVGMFGSSECADYTAIGPSVNIAARLQAAAIPGTILVSAAVADYLQEEEITKGSPLELKGIDETVLTFIVTPDLTGDTL, encoded by the coding sequence ATGACATTACAAGCAAACAGTAAACCCAAAATCTTGGTTGTTGATGATGAACCGGACAACCTAGACCTACTTTATCGTAGTTTCTATCGGGAGTATCAGGTGCTGAGGGCGAACTCTGGTCCTGCGGCATTAGAACTATTGGCACAAGAGGGGGATATAGCTGTCATTATCTCCGATCAGCGGATGCCAATGATGAGCGGGACAGAATTTTTAAGTCTGACAGCAACTCAATACCCAGATATTATTCGGATTATTTTAACTGGCTACACCGATGTAGAAGATTTGGTGGAGGCGATTAACTCTGGCAAAGTATTTAAGTATGTTACAAAACCGTGGGAAGCCGAAGAACTTAAAGCAGTAGTCCGCCAAGCTTTGGATACCCATAATGTCCTCAAAGCCAGAACCCGTGAATTAACAAGGACTTTACGGAGAGAGTCCCTACTTAATACTGTTACAAATACAATCCGCAGCGCTCTGGACTATCGGCAAATTTTACAAACTATTGTTGATACAGTAGGACATATGCTGGAAGTTGATGTCTGTTTGTTACGTCCCTTTCAGGATAACGAATTAGCAGATGAAGGCTTTATTTATCAAAAATCTCGTCAAGAAATAATTCAGATATCAGAAAGTTCTTCCACAACTGAAAATCAACAAATTTATCTTCAGAACACTACAAATTCTGTTACCCCACTAACTCTTTTAGCACATACAGTCTGGGAAACTAGCGAAGTCCAGGTAATTCAAGATGCTGCTGAGGATCAGCTTATTCAATCTCATGAAGAACGGGCTACGGCATTTAGAAATGCTAATATTTTATCTAGCCTAGTTGTACCACTGATTTGTCAGCAAGAAGTGAGGGCCGTATTAGCTTTACATCAGTGTGACCAATCGCGTATTTGGGAAGAAGACGAAGTACAACTGGTATCAATTGTTGCTGATCAGGCCGCTTTGGCCTTATCCCAAGCCTATGCTTATGAAGAAGTAGAAGCTTTAGCAAAGCGAGAATCTTTAATTAATATAATTACCAGTGAAATTCGCTCTAGTTTAGATCCCCAGGATATATTTGCAGCCATTACCCAGAAATTAGGAGAAGCTTTGCAAGTAGACGGCTGTGTTTTGTCTTTATGGACAGAAGATGACGAGTTTGTTCAATGTGTAGGTTTATACGATAGCTCTAAAAATATCAATAATTTCCAAGAACGTAATTTTGATAAAAACAAGCGTTCTTTAACTCAGAACTTATCTAGTTCCCAATCACCTATTCATAAAAATCCAATTTTACAAGAAATTCTCAGAACACAAGAACCTGTGGTAATTGCTGATATTGCCCATTCGCCTAGGGATGTACAAGCCTTTGATTTACCTCTGAGAATGAGACCGCGATCGCTCATGGTTGTACCTCTTCTCAGGGATGGTAAATGTATTGGTAGTATCACTCTCAGAGAAGGTGACAAAATCCGTAAGTGGTTGCCATCGGAAATTGAACTGGCCAAAGCAGTAGCCGCCCAAGCAGCGATCGCCGTTCAACAATCAAGGTTATATCAAACTACCCGTGAACAAGCGGAAAGATTACTGCAACTAGACAGACAAAAAACTGAATTTTTCCAAAACATCTCCCATGAATTTAGAACTCCCATCACCTTAATTCAGGGACCATTAGAATCAGCAGTCAATAACAAAGAAGGATTATCTGACTCCCAATGTGTCATCGCTCTGCGTAACTCCCGTCGTCTGCTGCGATTAGTTAATCAGCTACTAGATTTACAGCGCTTAGACGCTGGTAGAATGCAGCCTAGTTTTCATCCTTGTGATCTAGTAGAATTTGTCACCCAAATTGTTGAATCATTTCGTCTTTATGGCGAGAAAAAAGGACTCAGGATTCTAACGGATTTGCTTGAATGTCCCACAGTTTATTTAGACATGGAAAAGTTTGACAAGGTACTATACAACCTCCTGTCAAATGCCATGAAATTTACTCCCGACGGCGGTAAAATTACTGTGCGATTATTCAATGACGGTAATGGTTGCATATTACAAATTCAAGATACAGGCATTGGCATTCTTCCCGAACAAATTCCTTACTTATTTGAAAGATTCCGTCAAGCAGAAGGTTCAGAAAATCGCAGCTATGAAGGCAGTGGTTTAGGCCTATCCTTAGTTAAAGAATTAGTAGAACTCCACGGCGGTGAAGTCACTGTTGAATCTGTTTATGGTCAAGGCACTCAATTTAATATCCGGTTGTTAACTGGCTCAGAACACTTACCGCCAGAACAAGTCATAGATACACCTTTAGAATTAAATCTCAACCGTGCCAATGTAGAACTAGCAGATTTAGAACAGATAGAATCAGCAGAAAATGAACAAGAATTTGTGATCACAGAAGTATCACGTCATCCCCAAACACTAGATTCCTTTGGAGAAGCTCACAGTTCATCATTCAATGAACAACTAATTTTAGTTGTAGATGATAACCCAGATATGCGTTTCTATGTAGGGGAAATTATGCGTCAAAATGGCTATCAAGTAGCTACAGCTAGGAATGGTTATGAAGGATATAACCTAGCGCGGGAAATTTTCCCTAGTTTAATTATTACTGATCTGATGATGCCCCTAGTGACAGGACTAGAAATGATTCAGATGATCCGTAGTGATGACATGGTACGAGGCATACCTACAGTTCTGTTAACAGCAAAAGCTGATGAAGAAACCCGCATTGAAGGAACAGAATATGGCGCTGATGCTTATTTAGCTAAACCATTTAATGATCGAGAACTACTAGCAGAAGTAAGAAATCTGTTAGCACTTAAAGAAAATGAAAAACGAGTCTTGGAGTTAAACACTTACTTAACAGAATCAGTCCTCAAACGTTTTTTACCATCTGCATTAGTTAAAAAAGCTGCTGCGGGAACTTTATCCTTAGATTTGCGCCCAGAACCACGGTTAGTTACGGTTTTATTTAGCGATATTGTCGGTTTTACCCAACTATCTAATACCCTCCGATCTCGGAAAGTTGCAGAGGTACTCAATGAATATTTAGAAACTATGAGCAAGGTAGTATTTAGTAATGGGGGTACGGTGGATAAATTTATGGGTGATGCTATTTTAGCCTTGTACGGAGCGCCAGAAGAATTAACCCCTAATGAACAGGTACGTCGTGCTATTAATACCGCCAGAGGAATGCAAAACGCACTGATAAATTTAAATAGGCGTTGGTCAGAACAAGGAATATTTGAAACCGATGGACGTAAAGGTGTACAATTCCGTTGTGGTATTCATCAAGGTACAGCAGTAGTAGGAATGTTCGGTAGTTCAGAGTGTGCAGACTATACAGCCATCGGTCCTAGTGTGAATATTGCTGCTAGGCTGCAAGCTGCTGCTATCCCTGGTACGATTCTAGTCTCTGCTGCTGTGGCAGATTATTTGCAGGAAGAAGAAATTACTAAGGGTAGTCCTTTAGAATTAAAAGGTATAGATGAAACAGTTCTTACTTTTATAGTCACACCAGACTTAACGGGTGACACACTTTAA
- a CDS encoding YqiA/YcfP family alpha/beta fold hydrolase translates to MLNSFIYLHGFASSPKSNKAQDIGNRFAQIQIPLTIPDLNAGDFSHLTISRQLHQVKSEFPDPSVPVTLIGSSLGGLTSAHLGEKYLQVQRLVLLAPAFGFLSHWLSKLGTDKIQRWQQEKYLSVYHYGEGRELPLSYDFITDAAQYQEHLLKRSIPTLILHGKKDEVIPIQASREFKRSRSWVELIELDSDHALTNVTDEIWPAIYAFCQLGNNN, encoded by the coding sequence ATTTTGAATTCATTTATCTATCTGCACGGCTTTGCATCTAGCCCTAAATCAAATAAGGCTCAAGATATAGGCAATCGCTTTGCCCAAATTCAGATTCCATTAACAATTCCTGACCTCAATGCTGGGGATTTTTCCCATCTCACAATTAGCCGTCAATTACATCAAGTTAAATCTGAATTTCCTGATCCATCTGTCCCTGTAACGCTTATAGGTTCGAGTTTAGGTGGCTTAACATCTGCTCATTTAGGAGAAAAATATTTACAAGTACAACGCTTAGTTCTACTAGCCCCTGCCTTTGGCTTTTTATCCCATTGGTTGTCCAAGTTAGGAACAGACAAAATACAACGTTGGCAACAAGAAAAATATCTGTCGGTATATCACTATGGAGAAGGACGAGAATTACCTTTAAGTTATGATTTCATAACTGATGCTGCTCAATATCAAGAACACTTATTAAAACGTTCTATTCCTACACTGATTCTGCATGGTAAAAAAGATGAAGTAATCCCTATTCAAGCTAGTCGGGAATTTAAGCGATCGCGTTCTTGGGTAGAATTAATAGAACTAGATAGTGATCACGCCTTAACAAACGTCACTGATGAAATTTGGCCAGCTATTTATGCTTTTTGTCAATTGGGAAATAACAACTAA
- a CDS encoding histidinol-phosphate transaminase has translation MLPFIRSDLAKLTAYKAHPSSNTAEPVAIEFDRLDTNESPYDLPSDIKEKLGWNFQQIIESNRYPDGGHQILKEAIATYVNESANLSSSTFTDANISVGNGSDELIRSLLIATCLKGEGSILVANPTFSMYGILAQTLGIPVVSVGRNEDNFEIDLKAAQTAIAETQNPPIRVVFVVHPNSPTANNLTTAEIAWLKSLPEEILVVIDEAYFEFSQTTLVGELAQHSNWIVLRTFSKAFRLAAMRVGYCIAHPDAIAILEKVRLPYNLPSFSLTSAIFALENRQVLLSSIAETLSERQKIITELSTHPALAITTSDTNFIYLRLKANGSQLTDTILQNLNQTLRNQGTLVRLLPGALRITVGTPQENARTLERIQNALKQAK, from the coding sequence ATGCTTCCCTTTATTCGATCTGATTTAGCCAAACTTACAGCTTACAAAGCTCACCCCAGTAGTAATACAGCCGAACCAGTTGCCATAGAATTTGACAGGCTAGATACCAATGAAAGTCCCTACGATTTACCATCAGATATCAAAGAAAAACTAGGGTGGAATTTTCAACAAATCATTGAAAGCAATCGTTATCCTGATGGTGGACACCAAATACTCAAAGAGGCGATCGCCACCTATGTAAACGAATCCGCAAACCTTTCATCATCCACTTTTACTGATGCGAATATTTCCGTTGGTAATGGTTCAGATGAATTAATTCGTTCTTTATTAATTGCCACTTGTTTAAAGGGAGAAGGTTCTATTTTAGTTGCCAATCCCACCTTTTCAATGTATGGGATTTTGGCACAAACTTTAGGTATTCCTGTGGTAAGCGTAGGTAGAAATGAAGACAATTTTGAAATAGACTTAAAAGCCGCACAAACAGCGATCGCAGAAACTCAAAATCCGCCCATTCGTGTAGTTTTTGTTGTACATCCCAATTCCCCCACAGCTAATAATTTAACAACAGCAGAAATCGCATGGTTAAAAAGTCTACCAGAAGAAATTTTAGTAGTTATTGACGAAGCTTACTTTGAATTTAGTCAGACTACTTTAGTAGGAGAATTAGCACAACATTCCAACTGGATAGTATTGCGGACTTTTTCCAAAGCTTTTCGGTTAGCAGCAATGCGAGTAGGTTATTGTATAGCTCATCCAGATGCGATCGCTATCTTAGAAAAAGTACGTCTTCCCTATAACTTACCCAGTTTCTCTTTAACATCTGCTATATTTGCCCTAGAAAATCGTCAAGTTCTACTCAGTTCTATTGCTGAAACTTTGAGCGAAAGGCAAAAAATTATTACTGAATTATCCACACATCCAGCATTAGCAATTACAACCAGTGATACCAACTTTATTTATCTACGCCTGAAAGCAAATGGATCTCAATTAACAGATACAATATTGCAAAATCTAAACCAAACACTCAGAAATCAAGGCACCTTAGTAAGATTACTACCAGGAGCATTGAGAATTACTGTGGGTACACCCCAAGAAAATGCCCGTACTCTTGAGAGAATACAAAACGCTTTAAAACAAGCAAAATAA
- a CDS encoding sulfurtransferase, with protein MTNHKFFVSSQWLSEHLHDSHVVIIDCRFSLADPQLGLNQYKISHIPGAYYLDLNQDLSSPVKEHGGRHPLPDINDLANKLANIGVDFQKTLVVAYDDSRFAFASRLWWLLNYLGHDQVVVLDGGFAGWQKAAYPVSDIITESKIGSFHPQLKPEKVVDFNYVKNSKDSPDMLLVDSREGDRYRGEREPIDKIAGHIPGAVNYPWTEVTDNSGFLLPQSEQLQRWGKIAASKEIIVYCGSGVTACVNLLSLAIAGISTGKLYAGSWSDWISH; from the coding sequence ATGACTAATCATAAATTTTTTGTTTCTTCTCAATGGCTATCTGAACATCTGCATGATTCCCACGTTGTAATTATTGATTGTCGTTTTTCTCTAGCTGATCCACAATTAGGACTTAACCAATATAAAATCAGTCATATTCCTGGTGCTTATTATTTAGACTTAAATCAAGATTTATCTAGTCCTGTCAAAGAACATGGAGGAAGACATCCATTACCTGATATTAACGATTTAGCTAATAAATTAGCAAACATTGGTGTTGATTTCCAAAAAACTTTGGTGGTTGCTTATGACGATTCACGGTTTGCATTTGCATCTCGTTTGTGGTGGTTATTAAATTATTTAGGACATGATCAAGTAGTTGTTTTAGATGGTGGTTTTGCAGGTTGGCAAAAAGCTGCTTATCCTGTTTCTGATATCATTACTGAGTCAAAAATCGGCAGTTTTCACCCACAATTAAAACCTGAAAAAGTTGTAGATTTTAATTATGTGAAAAATTCAAAAGACAGTCCAGATATGCTTTTGGTTGATTCTAGAGAAGGCGATCGCTATCGTGGAGAACGAGAACCCATTGATAAAATTGCCGGTCATATCCCCGGCGCTGTCAACTATCCTTGGACAGAAGTAACTGATAATTCTGGTTTTTTACTTCCTCAATCAGAACAACTCCAAAGATGGGGAAAAATAGCAGCAAGTAAAGAAATTATAGTCTATTGTGGTTCAGGTGTGACAGCTTGTGTAAATCTACTTTCTTTAGCAATAGCTGGAATTTCTACAGGTAAACTTTATGCTGGTAGTTGGAGTGATTGGATAAGTCATTAG